In Diorhabda sublineata isolate icDioSubl1.1 chromosome 4, icDioSubl1.1, whole genome shotgun sequence, a single window of DNA contains:
- the LOC130442810 gene encoding uncharacterized protein LOC130442810 isoform X2, which translates to MRILILIMICACATAKPGFLGDVINKITGHVVRTLGIENEESIVGSSENEQPLVVDSENDKPIISGTGAQEESPSLPFRFFKGIFNALDNIVVPDILDSENKNLNYGQGDDYNQLSVIHNYRRIPRRIYRYYANMGVKPLPNSEMCSCPFELQFRRGSNNYGTSNNRNNSFMGTLDEVDSPFVKPSGLGKDYPSDNPNNFSEEPFQIPNYSDVLKRPPYTEEFSEFQPRPILSTSQQMSKKTDVEEILP; encoded by the exons ATGAGGATACTa attttaataatgATATGTGCGTGTGCTACGGCGAAACCAGGCTTCTTAGGTGACGTTATTAATAAGATTACAGGACATGTCGTAAGAACATTGGGAATAGAAAACGAAGAATCGATTGTTGGAAGTTCAGAAAACGAACAACCCCTAGTTGTAGATTCGGAAAATGATAAACCAATAATTAGTG gTACTGGTGCTCAAGAAGAAAGTCCTTCACTACCCTTCAGATTCTTCAAAGGTATTTTTAACGCTTTGGACAATATTGTAG TTCCAGATATACTTGATTCTGAgaataaaaacttgaattacGGACAAGGGGATGATTATAATCAACTGAGCGTGATTCATAATTATCGAAGAATCCCTCGAAGAATATATAGGTATTACGCGAATATGGGTGTAAAGCCATTACCAAATAGCGAAATGTGTTCGTGTCCGTTTGAGTTGCAATTCCGACGAG gTTCGAATAATTATGGTACGagtaataatagaaataattcttTCATGGGAACACTAGACGAAGTAGACAGTCCGTTTGTGAAACCCTCGGGATTAGGAAAAGATTATCCCTCAGACAATCCTAACAATTTCAGCGAGGAGCCTTTTCAAATACCAAACTATAGTGATGTATTGAAGAGACCTCCTTATACAGAAGAATTTAGTGAATTTCAACCGAGGCCTATATTATCGACGTCACAACAGATGTCAAAGAAAACCGATGTCGAAGAAATTCTAccttag
- the LOC130442810 gene encoding uncharacterized protein LOC130442810 isoform X1, whose amino-acid sequence MGQLKFVRGVQTIPRIGQTITIAILIMICACATAKPGFLGDVINKITGHVVRTLGIENEESIVGSSENEQPLVVDSENDKPIISGTGAQEESPSLPFRFFKGIFNALDNIVVPDILDSENKNLNYGQGDDYNQLSVIHNYRRIPRRIYRYYANMGVKPLPNSEMCSCPFELQFRRGSNNYGTSNNRNNSFMGTLDEVDSPFVKPSGLGKDYPSDNPNNFSEEPFQIPNYSDVLKRPPYTEEFSEFQPRPILSTSQQMSKKTDVEEILP is encoded by the exons attttaataatgATATGTGCGTGTGCTACGGCGAAACCAGGCTTCTTAGGTGACGTTATTAATAAGATTACAGGACATGTCGTAAGAACATTGGGAATAGAAAACGAAGAATCGATTGTTGGAAGTTCAGAAAACGAACAACCCCTAGTTGTAGATTCGGAAAATGATAAACCAATAATTAGTG gTACTGGTGCTCAAGAAGAAAGTCCTTCACTACCCTTCAGATTCTTCAAAGGTATTTTTAACGCTTTGGACAATATTGTAG TTCCAGATATACTTGATTCTGAgaataaaaacttgaattacGGACAAGGGGATGATTATAATCAACTGAGCGTGATTCATAATTATCGAAGAATCCCTCGAAGAATATATAGGTATTACGCGAATATGGGTGTAAAGCCATTACCAAATAGCGAAATGTGTTCGTGTCCGTTTGAGTTGCAATTCCGACGAG gTTCGAATAATTATGGTACGagtaataatagaaataattcttTCATGGGAACACTAGACGAAGTAGACAGTCCGTTTGTGAAACCCTCGGGATTAGGAAAAGATTATCCCTCAGACAATCCTAACAATTTCAGCGAGGAGCCTTTTCAAATACCAAACTATAGTGATGTATTGAAGAGACCTCCTTATACAGAAGAATTTAGTGAATTTCAACCGAGGCCTATATTATCGACGTCACAACAGATGTCAAAGAAAACCGATGTCGAAGAAATTCTAccttag